The following coding sequences are from one Hyalangium ruber window:
- a CDS encoding amidohydrolase family protein: MHTQGGFTVGNSYASFMENLRGRLKPGMNADFVALSVDPVDAQPTDLLTAQVRITVVGGDLVYNAAP; the protein is encoded by the coding sequence ATGCACACTCAAGGGGGCTTCACGGTGGGCAATTCCTACGCGTCGTTCATGGAGAACCTGCGCGGGCGGCTGAAGCCGGGGATGAACGCGGACTTCGTGGCGCTCTCGGTGGATCCGGTGGACGCACAGCCGACGGATCTGCTCACGGCCCAGGTGCGGATCACCGTGGTGGGCGGAGACCTAGTCTACAACGCCGCGCCCTGA